Within Campylobacter jejuni, the genomic segment ATAATATCTAAATTCATCCAAACTCCTCAAAAAATAATCTAAATTTTACTTTAACATAATTTTTATAAAAAGGACTTTATGATTTTATTTGTTTTAAGTTATTGTGTAAATTTGAAACTTTTAAGAAACAAAATTGCTAAAATTTTGTCTTAAAGCTTCATAAGAGATTATACCAACGCTTGTAGCTAAATTTAAACTTCTTCCATAAGATTTCATAGGTATAGTTATAGCATTTTCCCAATTTAATTGCATTAATTCCATAGGTAAGCCATAACTCTCACTTCCAAAGAATAAGAAATCATTTTTTTGAAATTCTGCATCAAAATAAGCTTTTTGACTCTTAGTTGTTGCGAAAAAAAAGCGATTTTTATAAATAATATTTTCATTTAAAAATTCTTCAAGATTCTCCCAAATAATAGGCTCTAATTTATCCCAGTAATCAAGCCCTGCTCTTCTAACAGCCTTTTGAGAAATATCAAAAACAGTTGGTTTAACGATATGAAGTTTAAAACCGGCATTAAAACACATTCTACCTATACTACCTGTATTTTGTGGTATTCTAGGGTGAACTAAAACTATATTAAACATATTTATACTAGAACTCTTTGAATATTAGGATTTAATTTTACTAAAATTTCATAGTTAATAGTATGAAAAAAATCAGCCCAAATATCAGCATCTTTAAACACGCAAATTTCCTCACCAGAATTTTCACAAGAAAAACTATCCATTGACATCTTTCCAAGCATTACTTTTCCATTTCCAAGCACTAACTCCCCTTTTCCATTGTATCGGAAAAGACCATCAGCATAACCCAAATCATAAGTCGCTACTTCCATATCCTTTGCAGCAGTAAAAATGCCTCCATATCCTATACTCTGTCCTTTTTGTAAAATCCTTTGACTTAATCTATGAGCATACAAGCTTAAAACTCTTTTTAAATTTGAATCCCCATATCCAAATTGAACAAGCCCAACTCTACAATATTCATCTTCGGGAATTTTCCCTCTAAATAATGCTGCAGAATTATGCGAATGAAATAATAAATTTGAAAAATATTTTTTTACTATCTTTTTAGCTTTTTGAAAATTTTCTTTTTGAACAAAAAAACTTCCATCCATTTCATCTGCACTAGCAAAATGTGTAAACATTCCAGTAAGTTTTAAATCACTACTTTGAATAAGATCTATAGCATGCTCTAAATTTTCTACACAAATTCCATTGCGATGCATGCCTGTATCTATTTTTAGATGTATTTTTATATCTTGCTTGTATTTTTTTGCTTGGGAAATATCATTTAAAGCATAAATAAATCGAGA encodes:
- a CDS encoding tRNA (cytidine(34)-2'-O)-methyltransferase yields the protein MFNIVLVHPRIPQNTGSIGRMCFNAGFKLHIVKPTVFDISQKAVRRAGLDYWDKLEPIIWENLEEFLNENIIYKNRFFFATTKSQKAYFDAEFQKNDFLFFGSESYGLPMELMQLNWENAITIPMKSYGRSLNLATSVGIISYEALRQNFSNFVS
- the alr gene encoding alanine racemase, producing MSLIKIDQKAYEYNLRHIAKKIGSFQRLICVFKDNAYGHGAKLLAPLAKNLGVSFVAVKSEEEAQEIEEFFENILILSHRPHGNENSRFIYALNDISQAKKYKQDIKIHLKIDTGMHRNGICVENLEHAIDLIQSSDLKLTGMFTHFASADEMDGSFFVQKENFQKAKKIVKKYFSNLLFHSHNSAALFRGKIPEDEYCRVGLVQFGYGDSNLKRVLSLYAHRLSQRILQKGQSIGYGGIFTAAKDMEVATYDLGYADGLFRYNGKGELVLGNGKVMLGKMSMDSFSCENSGEEICVFKDADIWADFFHTINYEILVKLNPNIQRVLV